Proteins encoded within one genomic window of Desulfonatronospira thiodismutans ASO3-1:
- a CDS encoding ATP-binding protein encodes MLTFDVPSNAGIIKKQTWPLGADLLVFDELHKMKGWKKYLKGVFDGREENQAVLVTGSARMETFRQSGESLAGRYFHYHLLPLGVPELAGHMPPQDALEVLNELGGFPEPCLSGSADYAARWRKQYYTDLVREDILEFGRISELKTMKFLLEMLRSRAGSPLSFSSIARDLQVAPQTVQNYISILESLYIVFLVRPYHKNVARSILKEPKLYFYDTGLVLGDQGVKLENTIAVSLLKHVNFINDTTAKDVHLHYLRTKDGKEIDFALLDDSGDMHMIEVKLSDESPSRSFNFFREKFFQNAQCTQAIMNLRREQYVDGIQIRNAAAFLAELSS; translated from the coding sequence ATGCTTACCTTTGATGTGCCTTCGAATGCAGGCATTATAAAAAAACAAACCTGGCCGCTTGGCGCTGATCTGCTTGTTTTTGATGAATTGCATAAAATGAAAGGCTGGAAAAAATACCTCAAGGGTGTTTTTGATGGACGGGAAGAGAATCAGGCGGTTTTAGTGACGGGCAGCGCCAGAATGGAAACCTTTCGGCAAAGCGGGGAATCCCTGGCAGGAAGGTACTTTCATTATCACCTGCTGCCCCTTGGTGTGCCTGAACTGGCCGGTCATATGCCACCGCAAGACGCCCTTGAAGTACTTAATGAGCTGGGGGGCTTTCCTGAACCCTGTCTGTCCGGCTCAGCTGATTATGCCGCCAGGTGGCGCAAGCAGTATTACACTGACCTTGTCAGGGAAGATATTCTGGAATTCGGCAGGATCAGCGAACTAAAAACCATGAAGTTTCTCCTGGAAATGCTTAGATCCAGGGCAGGTTCACCCCTTTCTTTCAGCTCCATTGCCCGGGATCTGCAGGTTGCTCCGCAGACCGTGCAGAACTACATATCCATTCTGGAAAGTCTGTATATTGTCTTCCTGGTACGCCCTTATCATAAGAATGTCGCCCGTTCTATTTTAAAGGAACCCAAACTTTATTTTTATGATACCGGTCTGGTGCTCGGGGATCAGGGAGTAAAGCTGGAAAATACTATTGCCGTATCTCTGCTCAAGCATGTGAATTTTATTAACGACACCACTGCCAAAGACGTACACCTGCATTATCTGCGGACCAAAGACGGTAAAGAAATCGACTTTGCCCTGCTGGATGATTCCGGGGATATGCATATGATTGAAGTGAAACTTTCTGATGAATCTCCTTCCAGGTCCTTTAATTTCTTCAGAGAAAAATTCTTTCAAAACGCACAGTGCACTCAGG
- a CDS encoding type II toxin-antitoxin system RelE/ParE family toxin, protein MIISFKCEYTEALSQGSRVKKFSNIAKIARRKIRQLQIANRLDDLKVPPGNRLEALKGDRAGQYSIRINDKFRICFNWTNAGAENVEIVDYH, encoded by the coding sequence ATGATTATATCATTCAAATGTGAATATACTGAAGCACTATCACAAGGTTCCCGTGTCAAAAAATTCTCGAATATTGCTAAGATAGCCCGCCGAAAAATTCGCCAGCTCCAAATCGCGAATCGACTTGATGATTTAAAAGTGCCCCCCGGGAATCGTCTCGAAGCACTCAAAGGTGATCGTGCCGGTCAATATAGCATCCGCATAAACGATAAGTTTCGAATATGCTTTAATTGGACAAATGCGGGAGCAGAAAATGTGGAAATCGTAGATTACCACTAA
- a CDS encoding ATP-binding protein, translated as MSSKATSILTHGDFDDRIEVENPGILLPGMTIEDMMQGISKIRNSVIARVFRELRLIEQWGSGIPSIMRQAQELGVRSPLIQEIGMRLRFTVFLPKPQTFEGKKAYPDLLQLQEEPELKQRKKVRRKVRRKFCDFWSKTLK; from the coding sequence ATTTCATCCAAAGCGACATCTATCCTGACACATGGGGATTTTGATGACCGTATTGAAGTTGAAAACCCCGGCATCCTTCTGCCTGGAATGACTATTGAGGATATGATGCAGGGCATTTCAAAAATTCGCAATTCAGTCATTGCAAGGGTGTTCCGTGAACTGAGACTAATAGAGCAGTGGGGCAGCGGTATTCCAAGCATCATGCGTCAGGCCCAGGAACTGGGTGTCCGTTCTCCCCTGATTCAGGAAATCGGCATGCGTCTGCGCTTCACAGTGTTCCTGCCAAAGCCGCAGACATTTGAGGGCAAAAAAGCTTATCCAGATCTGTTACAGTTGCAGGAAGAGCCGGAGTTGAAACAAAGAAAAAAAGTTCGGAGAAAAGTTCGGAGAAAATTCTGCGACTTCTGGTCAAAAACCCTCAAATGA
- a CDS encoding helix-turn-helix domain-containing protein: MVLGLIKNDTEYYQALERIETLTSAGMDHEEERELELLVHLVDKYEREQYPIEYPDPVSAIRLRMQDLGLRQKDLAEIIGSSSKVSEVLNKKRRLSLAMIRALHAHLNIPAEVLLQEDGVRCQGKEQSAGGGTPVFVQH; encoded by the coding sequence ATGGTTCTTGGATTGATAAAGAACGATACCGAATACTATCAGGCCCTGGAAAGGATTGAAACTCTTACATCCGCTGGTATGGACCATGAAGAGGAAAGAGAGCTGGAGCTTTTGGTGCACTTGGTGGACAAGTATGAAAGGGAACAGTACCCAATAGAATACCCGGATCCTGTTAGTGCCATCAGGCTGCGGATGCAGGATCTGGGACTAAGACAGAAGGATTTGGCCGAGATTATTGGTTCCTCTTCCAAGGTATCTGAAGTGCTGAATAAAAAACGACGGCTGTCCCTGGCCATGATTCGCGCTTTGCATGCACATCTGAATATACCGGCAGAGGTCCTGTTGCAGGAGGATGGAGTTCGCTGTCAGGGTAAGGAGCAAAGTGCTGGCGGCGGGACTCCGGTTTTTGTGCAGCATTAA
- a CDS encoding ATP-binding protein, whose product MFSRWLTIPSYKSCLLIGPRRSGKTTLLRGLFPDLNYTTLDDLDYLDWAERDPKGFVQDLGNSCIIDEIQRSPRLTIAVKHAIDQRDAKIFMTGSSSIGLLDAAADTMAGRIEILSLPALCWGEELGRPTHNVFIDEANHVQLKQGARMLDQAVTFGGFPEVAAQKNEEGKAKILIRYKNSYFTRDLMQLSNIENLQGLLGIMHNLVHCLGSHLEVSNFARESGVSHPTAKKYLNSLNQAQLTFQLRGYNFGPAKRYIKATKTYFADNGIIFSLRTQAGPGALLENFVISELEKRRKLGFIPTDEFCYYKSASGHEIDLIFETRDCLYAIEVKSTRHPGRSDITSLMNFKPKKNLKVKRFLFYLGEEYQTVEDVRLIPAAALFCGR is encoded by the coding sequence ATGTTTTCAAGATGGCTGACCATTCCTTCATATAAAAGTTGTCTGCTCATCGGCCCTCGCCGGTCAGGCAAGACAACCCTTCTCAGGGGATTGTTCCCTGATTTAAACTACACCACCCTGGATGACCTGGATTATCTGGACTGGGCTGAACGCGATCCAAAAGGTTTTGTCCAGGATCTGGGTAATTCCTGCATAATAGATGAAATTCAGCGCTCCCCCAGGCTGACCATTGCGGTCAAGCATGCCATTGATCAGAGGGATGCAAAAATTTTTATGACCGGCTCCAGTTCAATCGGACTGCTGGATGCTGCAGCAGACACCATGGCCGGAAGGATTGAAATTCTGTCATTGCCTGCACTTTGCTGGGGGGAGGAACTTGGTCGGCCAACCCATAATGTTTTCATTGATGAAGCAAATCATGTTCAGCTCAAGCAGGGGGCAAGAATGCTGGATCAGGCCGTAACCTTCGGCGGATTTCCGGAAGTGGCTGCACAGAAGAATGAAGAAGGGAAGGCAAAGATACTGATCCGTTACAAAAATTCCTACTTCACCAGGGATCTCATGCAGCTGTCCAACATTGAAAACCTTCAGGGTCTGCTGGGGATTATGCACAACCTGGTCCACTGCCTTGGATCTCACCTTGAAGTGTCCAATTTTGCCAGGGAATCCGGAGTCAGCCATCCAACCGCGAAAAAATATCTGAACTCCCTGAACCAGGCCCAGTTGACCTTTCAATTGAGGGGATACAATTTCGGGCCTGCAAAGCGTTATATTAAAGCAACCAAAACATATTTTGCAGATAACGGCATCATCTTCAGTCTCAGGACGCAGGCCGGGCCGGGCGCCCTTCTGGAAAACTTCGTCATTTCCGAACTGGAAAAGCGTCGTAAGCTGGGATTTATTCCCACAGACGAATTCTGCTACTACAAAAGCGCTTCAGGCCACGAAATAGACCTGATCTTTGAAACCAGGGACTGTTTGTACGCAATTGAGGTCAAATCCACCAGGCATCCAGGAAGAAGTGACATTACCAGCCTGATGAACTTTAAACCGAAAAAAAATCTGAAGGTAAAACGGTTTTTGTTCTATCTTGGAGAAGAATACCAAACCGTGGAAGATGTCCGGCTGATCCCTGCAGCAGCCTTGTTTTGCGGGCGATGA
- a CDS encoding AAA family ATPase, with protein MAKKLDKISIYGFKSFESLEGFKLHDLNVLIGANGAGKSNVVEFFRLLRELVQQRLQKYIKKFGPADGYFFNGVQYTKQITADLAFGDNRYIFSLEPTAEGDILIGEEQTQYTGDGSLFTLAEGRLESVLKDCKDEPGFTARLGTNWYVWNSVSSWQVYHFHDTSMTAGMRRDSGVEQTKRLDPYGENLAAFLYGLREKHPETYQGHSQNNAAHGSVF; from the coding sequence ATGGCCAAAAAGCTGGATAAGATCTCGATTTACGGATTCAAGTCTTTTGAATCCCTGGAAGGCTTTAAGCTCCATGACCTGAATGTTCTTATCGGTGCCAACGGAGCAGGTAAGAGCAATGTCGTGGAGTTCTTCCGTCTGTTGCGGGAGTTGGTGCAGCAGCGGCTTCAAAAATACATAAAAAAGTTTGGTCCAGCAGATGGATACTTTTTCAACGGGGTTCAATATACGAAACAGATCACAGCAGACCTTGCTTTCGGTGACAACCGCTACATCTTTTCCCTGGAGCCCACTGCTGAAGGGGATATCCTGATAGGTGAGGAGCAGACCCAATATACTGGGGACGGCTCTCTTTTTACCCTTGCTGAGGGACGGTTGGAATCGGTTTTGAAGGATTGCAAAGACGAGCCCGGTTTTACTGCCAGGCTGGGTACCAACTGGTACGTATGGAATTCAGTCTCCAGCTGGCAGGTGTATCATTTTCATGACACCAGCATGACCGCAGGTATGCGGCGGGACTCCGGAGTTGAGCAGACCAAGAGGCTGGATCCTTATGGGGAAAACCTGGCGGCTTTTTTGTATGGCCTGAGAGAGAAACATCCTGAAACGTATCAAGGTCATTCGCAGAACAATGCAGCGCATGGCTCCGTTTTTTGA
- a CDS encoding type II toxin-antitoxin system HicB family antitoxin produces the protein MFKYETIIYWSEEDQAYLAEVPELPGCMAHGDSYEAALANVKEAIQLWIDTAREFGDPVPEPKGRRLMYA, from the coding sequence ATGTTTAAGTATGAAACAATCATTTACTGGAGCGAAGAAGACCAGGCCTATCTGGCAGAAGTGCCTGAACTGCCAGGGTGCATGGCTCATGGAGATTCCTATGAAGCTGCGCTTGCCAATGTAAAAGAGGCGATACAGCTCTGGATAGATACTGCCAGGGAATTTGGAGACCCTGTTCCGGAACCCAAAGGACGTCGCCTGATGTATGCCTGA
- a CDS encoding type II toxin-antitoxin system HicA family toxin, whose protein sequence is MSTRKIVPVHHKTLIRLFELEGFTVKRQRGDHIIMTKPGINRPLVIKTSPGNVPTTHIRTNLTTAGISRTRYFELLDSLS, encoded by the coding sequence ATGAGCACGCGTAAGATTGTACCTGTTCATCACAAGACCCTGATCCGCCTTTTTGAGCTTGAAGGCTTCACTGTAAAAAGACAAAGAGGCGACCATATAATCATGACTAAGCCAGGGATCAATCGTCCGCTGGTAATCAAAACCAGCCCCGGAAATGTACCCACCACACATATCCGTACTAACTTGACTACTGCCGGAATATCCAGAACAAGATATTTTGAGCTTCTGGATAGTCTTTCCTGA
- a CDS encoding HigA family addiction module antitoxin: MKKLDPITPGELLLEEFLKPMGLSQYRLAKEIDVPPQRISEIVSNKRSISADTDLRLCRFFGLSNGYWLRAQAAYDTEVAERTLGPLLNKIKPWSESSAQKC, encoded by the coding sequence ATGAAAAAACTCGATCCCATCACACCGGGCGAACTTTTGTTGGAAGAATTTCTTAAACCTATGGGACTTAGCCAGTATCGCCTGGCCAAGGAGATTGATGTTCCCCCCCAACGTATAAGTGAGATTGTTTCAAATAAACGTTCCATTTCTGCCGATACCGATTTGCGGTTATGCCGATTCTTCGGCCTGTCGAATGGTTATTGGTTACGTGCTCAAGCTGCATACGATACAGAAGTCGCTGAAAGAACTCTTGGCCCATTGCTTAATAAAATTAAACCGTGGTCTGAATCTTCAGCCCAAAAATGTTAA
- a CDS encoding DUF4276 family protein, whose translation MLDVLVLCEGHTEREFCKSVVAPYIASRGVAVQGTLAGRPQQKRGGVKNWSVYRKELIRLARQRTGRHVSLLIYYFRMPHSWPGRDDASKQPLSSRGRYVEEALIDDLPELGGLFHPCVQLHEFESLLFVDPETTARVIQSVTGMTVSSQKITRELEEIKSSFAGQVEMIDDSPENAPSMRIIQLVSNYDKVACGVLTVQEVGLSTLRSKCPWLDRWLHRLESL comes from the coding sequence ATGCTTGATGTTCTTGTACTCTGTGAGGGTCACACCGAGCGAGAATTCTGCAAAAGTGTGGTTGCCCCCTATATCGCATCCCGGGGAGTGGCGGTTCAGGGTACTCTGGCTGGAAGACCGCAACAAAAACGAGGTGGTGTGAAAAACTGGTCCGTATATCGCAAAGAGCTGATACGTCTGGCCAGGCAAAGAACAGGACGGCACGTCAGCCTTTTAATCTATTATTTTCGGATGCCACATTCCTGGCCGGGACGAGATGATGCATCCAAACAACCCTTGTCCAGTCGAGGTCGTTACGTTGAAGAAGCCTTGATTGATGATCTTCCCGAACTTGGAGGCTTGTTTCATCCTTGTGTCCAACTGCATGAATTTGAAAGTCTTCTCTTTGTTGACCCCGAAACTACAGCCCGAGTCATACAGAGTGTCACCGGTATGACCGTTTCTTCCCAGAAAATCACCAGAGAACTGGAAGAGATAAAGAGTAGTTTTGCTGGACAGGTGGAGATGATTGACGATTCTCCGGAAAATGCTCCCTCCATGAGGATTATTCAGCTTGTGTCCAATTACGACAAGGTTGCATGTGGGGTTTTGACAGTCCAAGAAGTAGGGCTTTCCACTCTGCGGAGTAAATGCCCGTGGCTGGACCGATGGCTCCACAGGCTGGAAAGTTTATGA
- a CDS encoding AAA family ATPase has translation MQRMAPFFDDFELTVRKNKTEDQVRLTWRQKDKDYIFSPGHLSDGTIRFLCLITALLQPCPPSTIIIDEPELGLHPEALVILAGLVRSASSRMQIIICTQAPIFLSEFEPEQVITVDQIEGATRLTRLDSKELAEWLQEFSLGELWLKGNVGGGINYA, from the coding sequence ATGCAGCGCATGGCTCCGTTTTTTGACGATTTTGAATTGACAGTGCGCAAGAACAAAACCGAGGATCAGGTGCGCCTTACCTGGCGTCAAAAGGACAAAGACTACATCTTTTCCCCTGGTCATCTCTCAGACGGGACCATTCGCTTTTTATGTCTGATCACCGCGCTTCTTCAACCTTGCCCTCCCTCCACGATCATTATCGATGAGCCAGAGCTCGGTCTGCATCCCGAGGCCCTGGTTATCCTGGCGGGTCTGGTCCGCTCCGCGTCTTCAAGGATGCAAATCATCATCTGTACCCAGGCTCCCATATTTTTAAGCGAATTCGAGCCTGAGCAGGTCATAACGGTGGATCAGATAGAAGGCGCAACCAGGCTGACGCGCCTGGACAGCAAAGAACTGGCAGAATGGCTGCAGGAGTTCAGTCTGGGAGAGTTATGGCTCAAGGGCAATGTCGGGGGCGGGATCAACTATGCTTGA
- a CDS encoding type II toxin-antitoxin system HicB family antitoxin yields MQQLNIKVEIFKEDDIYVALCPSLNVSSFGETIEEAKKSLVEALEIFIEECSEMGTLDQVLEESGFTRDNQTWKPRETVIEERVALAI; encoded by the coding sequence ATGCAGCAGCTAAATATTAAGGTTGAAATTTTTAAGGAAGACGACATCTATGTAGCACTTTGTCCCTCATTAAATGTTTCCAGCTTTGGAGAGACAATAGAGGAAGCCAAAAAATCCCTTGTAGAAGCTTTAGAAATCTTTATTGAGGAATGTTCCGAAATGGGAACACTTGATCAAGTTCTCGAAGAATCAGGTTTTACCAGAGATAATCAAACCTGGAAACCGAGAGAGACTGTTATAGAAGAACGGGTTGCTCTGGCAATTTAA
- a CDS encoding AAA family ATPase yields the protein MKRYIFPWVKEDLSRKMVLITGPRQVGKTYLSRQFLPFFTSHNT from the coding sequence ATGAAGCGTTATATCTTTCCCTGGGTCAAAGAAGACCTGTCCAGAAAAATGGTCCTGATTACCGGCCCCAGACAAGTGGGCAAGACTTATCTGTCCAGGCAGTTCCTTCCCTTTTTCACAAGCCACAATACCTGA